The Desulfuromonas versatilis genome has a segment encoding these proteins:
- a CDS encoding AAA family ATPase, with product MEEQLTLANFCQLVAAGAPLLYLSTPNEGRTAALVHRAATGVIKGLGEPLSWSCSGGFAGHPGTDEPEAALRWAIGQGPRGIFVFRDFHWFWQDNPFIQRLLLDFAASRKQPGKTLVFLGREPRIPAELQDQFLLLDHGLPDRAEILAWLEASRGKELGHDAILAEPEALARLTLAAQGLDLPDLERALRLARVTRGAGLETVVAALYRDKKQKLRKTGIMEFVDNDVRPEQVGGMDNLKDWMAKREKAFGAAALAEGKNLPKGVLMMGVSGCGKSLFVKAIAARWKLPLVRLDMATVYSGAFGSPETSLRRATRTAEALAPCVLWIDEIEAGISSQGFKAEGGAASRVLGYFLTWMQEKRRPVFVAATANAIEMLPAEVLRKGRFDEIFYVALPEVAEREAIFRIHLQKRNFDPGSFNPAMLAHSAKGFSGAEIEQAVASACFEATAQGREMTQQDILEAISRTVPLSVTMAEQLKKIEAWAFKRAVPAGRAGAK from the coding sequence ATGGAAGAGCAGCTGACCCTGGCCAACTTCTGCCAGCTGGTTGCGGCGGGCGCCCCGCTGCTGTACCTGAGCACCCCCAACGAAGGGCGAACCGCGGCCCTGGTGCACCGCGCCGCCACCGGCGTCATCAAGGGCCTGGGCGAGCCGCTGAGCTGGAGCTGCAGCGGCGGCTTTGCCGGCCACCCCGGCACCGACGAGCCCGAGGCGGCCCTGCGCTGGGCCATCGGCCAGGGCCCCCGGGGCATTTTCGTCTTCAGGGACTTTCACTGGTTCTGGCAGGACAACCCCTTCATCCAGCGCCTGCTCCTCGATTTTGCCGCCTCCCGCAAGCAGCCCGGCAAGACCCTGGTCTTTCTCGGCCGCGAGCCGCGGATACCGGCGGAACTGCAGGACCAGTTCCTGCTGCTCGACCACGGGCTGCCCGACCGGGCCGAGATCCTCGCCTGGCTGGAGGCCAGCCGCGGCAAGGAACTCGGCCACGACGCCATCCTCGCCGAACCCGAGGCCCTGGCGCGCCTGACCCTGGCCGCCCAGGGCCTCGATCTGCCCGATCTCGAACGGGCGCTGCGGCTGGCCCGGGTCACCCGGGGGGCCGGGCTCGAGACCGTGGTCGCCGCCCTCTACCGCGACAAAAAACAGAAGCTGCGCAAGACCGGCATCATGGAGTTTGTCGACAACGACGTGCGCCCCGAGCAGGTCGGGGGGATGGACAACCTCAAGGACTGGATGGCCAAGCGCGAGAAGGCCTTCGGCGCCGCCGCCCTGGCCGAGGGCAAAAACCTCCCCAAGGGCGTACTGATGATGGGGGTGAGCGGCTGCGGCAAGAGCCTGTTCGTCAAGGCCATCGCCGCGCGCTGGAAGCTGCCCCTGGTGCGCCTCGATATGGCCACGGTCTACTCGGGGGCCTTCGGTTCTCCCGAAACCAGCCTGCGCCGGGCCACCCGCACCGCCGAGGCGCTTGCGCCCTGCGTGCTGTGGATCGACGAGATCGAAGCCGGCATCTCCAGCCAGGGGTTCAAGGCCGAAGGGGGCGCCGCCTCGCGGGTGCTCGGCTATTTTCTGACCTGGATGCAGGAAAAACGGCGCCCGGTGTTCGTCGCTGCCACCGCCAACGCCATCGAGATGCTCCCCGCCGAGGTCCTGCGCAAGGGGCGCTTCGACGAGATCTTCTACGTGGCGCTGCCCGAGGTGGCAGAACGCGAGGCGATCTTCCGCATCCACCTGCAGAAACGGAACTTCGACCCCGGCAGCTTCAACCCGGCCATGCTTGCCCACTCGGCCAAGGGCTTCTCCGGAGCAGAGATCGAGCAGGCGGTTGCCAGCGCCTGCTTCGAAGCCACCGCCCAGGGGCGGGAGATGACCCAGCAGGACATTCTCGAAGCCATCAGCCGCACCGTCCCCCTGTCGGTGACCATGGCCGAACAACTAAAGAAGATCGAGGCCTGGGCCTTCAAACGGGCCGTCCCCGCCGGCCGCGCGGGTGCCAAATAG
- a CDS encoding proline--tRNA ligase, producing MRYTQYMLNTLKETPADAEVTSHQLMLRTGMIRKVAAGIYSYLPLGLRSLRKVENIVREEMNRAGAIEILMPMVVPGELWQESGRWEQYGKELLRLKDRKEASFCLGPTHEEVVTDIVRREIRSYRQLPLNLYQIQTKFRDEIRPRFGLMRGREFIMKDAYSFDLDEAGADKAYEKMYQAYRRIFERCGLKFRAVEADTGAIGGSFSHEFMVLAESGEDAIVSCDSCEYAANVEKAELRASGQPAPAPGQELQKVLTPARKTIEDVALFLETSAERLVKTLVVQTDTGETVAVLLRGDRELNDIKLTRLLGCNWVELAPEEIVLKVTGSPSGFAGPVGLKLRILADQEVQSMADFITGANEKDAHFTGVNLGRDFTVERFADLRQAVAGDPCPRCSGKLESWRGIEVGHVFKLGTKYSAAMEATVLDDKGQEQVLFMGCYGIGVGRTVAAAIEQNYDENGIIWPMPIAPFQVLVTMVNPKDQEVREASEKLYAELLELGVEVLLDDRDERPGSKFKDADLVGIPLRVTVGSRGIKEGALELQERRNGERTMLPVADAARLLAERVSQALA from the coding sequence ATGCGCTATACCCAATATATGCTCAACACGCTCAAGGAGACCCCCGCCGATGCGGAGGTGACCAGTCATCAGCTCATGCTGCGCACCGGGATGATCCGCAAGGTTGCCGCCGGCATTTACAGCTACCTGCCCCTCGGCCTGCGCTCGCTGCGCAAGGTGGAGAACATCGTGCGCGAGGAGATGAACCGCGCCGGCGCCATCGAGATCCTCATGCCGATGGTGGTGCCGGGCGAGCTCTGGCAGGAATCGGGGCGCTGGGAGCAGTACGGCAAGGAGCTGCTGCGCCTGAAGGACCGCAAGGAAGCCAGCTTCTGCCTCGGACCCACCCACGAGGAGGTGGTGACCGACATCGTGCGCCGGGAGATCCGCTCCTACCGCCAGCTGCCGCTCAACCTCTACCAGATCCAGACCAAGTTCCGCGACGAGATCCGGCCCCGCTTCGGGCTGATGCGCGGCCGCGAGTTCATCATGAAGGACGCCTATTCCTTCGATCTCGACGAGGCCGGCGCCGACAAGGCCTATGAAAAGATGTACCAGGCCTACCGGCGCATTTTCGAGCGCTGCGGGCTGAAGTTCCGCGCCGTCGAGGCCGACACCGGCGCCATCGGCGGCAGCTTCTCCCACGAGTTCATGGTGCTGGCCGAATCGGGCGAGGACGCCATTGTCTCCTGCGACAGCTGTGAGTACGCCGCCAACGTCGAGAAGGCCGAGCTGCGCGCCTCCGGCCAGCCGGCGCCGGCCCCCGGCCAGGAACTGCAGAAGGTACTGACCCCGGCCCGCAAGACCATCGAGGATGTCGCCCTGTTCCTCGAAACCTCCGCCGAGCGGCTGGTCAAGACCCTGGTGGTGCAGACCGATACCGGTGAAACCGTGGCGGTGCTGCTGCGCGGCGACCGCGAGCTCAACGACATCAAGCTCACCCGCCTGCTCGGCTGCAACTGGGTGGAGCTGGCCCCCGAGGAGATCGTGCTGAAGGTCACCGGCTCGCCGAGCGGCTTCGCCGGCCCGGTGGGGCTGAAGCTGCGCATCCTGGCCGACCAGGAGGTGCAGTCCATGGCCGATTTCATCACCGGCGCCAACGAGAAGGATGCCCATTTCACAGGCGTCAACCTGGGCCGGGACTTCACCGTGGAGCGCTTTGCCGACCTGCGCCAGGCGGTGGCCGGCGACCCCTGCCCGCGCTGCAGCGGCAAGCTGGAGAGCTGGCGGGGCATCGAGGTGGGCCACGTGTTCAAGCTCGGCACCAAGTACTCGGCGGCCATGGAAGCCACCGTGCTCGACGACAAGGGGCAGGAGCAGGTGCTGTTCATGGGCTGCTACGGCATCGGCGTAGGCCGCACCGTGGCCGCGGCCATCGAGCAGAACTACGACGAGAACGGCATCATCTGGCCCATGCCCATCGCGCCCTTCCAGGTGCTGGTCACCATGGTCAACCCCAAGGACCAGGAGGTCCGCGAGGCGAGCGAAAAACTCTACGCCGAGCTGCTCGAGCTGGGCGTGGAGGTGCTGCTCGACGATCGCGACGAGCGCCCCGGCAGCAAGTTCAAGGACGCCGACCTGGTCGGCATCCCGCTGCGGGTGACCGTCGGCTCGCGCGGCATCAAGGAGGGGGCGCTGGAGCTGCAGGAGCGCCGCAACGGCGAGCGCACCATGCTGCCGGTGGCCGACGCGGCCCGGCTGCTGGCGGAGCGGGTGAGCCAGGCGCTGGCCTGA